In Sulfuritortus calidifontis, the sequence CGAGCAGGCCGATTGTCGTCGCTCCGATAGCTTTAGCCTTCTCGGCAGCACGAATGACATTCTCGCTATTACCTGAGGTAGATATCGCCAGCAGCGCATCACCCGCCTTCACCAGGCCCTCGACTTGACGGCTGAAGATATCAGCAAAGCTGTAATCGTTGCCAATGCAAGTTAGTACGGAGGTATCGGTAGTCAGCGCGATTGCCGACAGCGCCCGCCGCTCACGCCTGAAACGCCCCACAAGCTCTGCCGCAAGGTGTTGTGCATCAGCTGCGCTACCCCCGTTGCCACAAAGATATATCACGCCGCCGTTACTGATGATCGTGCGCAACAGCACGGCCGCCTCAGCTACACGCTCAGCCATCCGCCGCATATCATCAAGCACGGCGGCATGTTCATCGATTGCGTGCAGGATCACCTGCTTCACTATGCTTACCCGCCCTTGGCGAAATATTCGATAGTCTTCTCCAGCCCCTCTGCAAGAGAGACTTCTGGCTGCCACCCCAACACCTTTCTGGCCAAGCCAATATCCGGCTGACGCCGCACGGGGTCATCCGGCGGCAAGGGATGGAAGACAAGCTGCGAACGCGAACCGGTAAGTGCGATCACTTTCTCCGCCAATTCGCGAATGGTGAACTCTCCGGGATTACCTAGGTTCACTGGACCAGTGAAGTCGTCCGGGCTGTCCATCAGCCGAATCAGCGCTTCGATTAGATCATCCACATAACAGAAAGACCGGGTCTGACTACCATCGCCATACACTGTGATGGGTTCCCCCCTCAGTGCCTGGACGATGAAATTGGAGACCACGCGCCCATCGTTCGGATGCATGCGTGGGCCGTAGGTATTGAATAAACGTGCGACCTTGATACGCAGCTTGTGTTGGCGATGGTAATCAAAGAACAGTGTCTCGGCGCAGCGCTTGCCCTCATCATAACAAGCCCGAAAACCAATAGGATTCACGCGCCCCCAGTAATCCTCCCGCTGCGGGTGAACTTCCGGGTCACCATAGACCTCGCTGGTCGACGCTTGCAGAATCTTGGCCTTGACTCGCTTTGCCAATCCCAGCATGTTGATGGCGCCATGCACACTCGTCTTGGTCGTTTGCACCGGATCCCATTGATAATGAATCGGCGATGCCGGGCATGCCAAATTGTATATCTCGTCCACCTCAACATAGAGAGGGAACGTCACATCGTGACGCATCAACTCGAATCGCGGATTGTCCAGCAGATGCGCGATATTGTCCTTGGTCCCGCTGTAGAAATTATCGACACACAGGACATCGCAGCCATCCTTGAGCAGCCGCTCGCACAGGTGCGAGCCGAGAAACCCCGCGCCACCGGTCACCAATACTCGTTTTCGATTTGCCACGCGCATTCACGCCACCCGTAACTAGAACCCATCTAGAGAAGAACACCCTCAGACAAAGCTGCCCGGATACTTCTTGTACCAATCCACCCACCGTCCAATCCCGACTGCCAGATCCGTCTTAGGTTCGAACCCCACCTCTCGCCTCAAATCCTCGACATCAGCATAGGTCGCCACCACGTCGCCGTTCTGCATCGGCAGAAAATTCTTCTTGGCCTCGACACCCAGGCTCTTCTCGATGGTGCCGATGAAGTCCATCAGTTCGACCGGCGTGTGATTGCCGATGTTATAGACGCGATAGGGCGCATAGCTGGAACCGGGGTCCGGAGCATTCGTGTCGAAGGCGGGGTTCGGCGCCGCGATCTTATCCAGCACTCGCACCGTACCCTCGGCGATATCGTCGATATAGGTGAAATCGCGCTGCATCTTGCCATGGTTGAACACGTCGATGGGGCGCCCATCCAGGATGGCCGAGGTGAACAGCCAGGGCGACATGTCGGGCCGGCCCCAGGGACCGTAGACAGTGAAATAGCGCAGGCCGGTGGTCGGCAGGCCATAGAGGTGGCTGTAGGAATGCGCCATCAACTCGTTGGCCTTCTTGCTTGCGGCATAGAGGCTTACCGGGTGATCGACGTTGTCGTGCACCGAGAACGGCATGTGGGTGTTGGCGCCGTAGACGCTGGAGCTGCTTGCGTAGACCAGATGTTCCACGCCGTTGTGCCGGCAGCCTTCCAGGATGTTGCCGAAGCCGACCAGATTGGTCTGGATGTAGGCATGCGGGTTCTTCAGGGAATAACGCACGCCCGGCTGGGCGGCGAGATTGACCACGCGCTGCGGCCGCTCTTGGGCGAACAGGTCCTCCACGGCCATGTGCTCGGAGATATCGAGGCGGTGGAACTTGAAACCGGGAAATGGCTTGAGCTGCTCCAGGCGGGCCAGCTTCAGACGGGGGTCGTAGTAGTCGTTGAGATTATCGACGCCGACCACCTCGTCGCCGCGTTCGAGCAGCAGCTTGGCGACATGCATGCCGATAAAACCGGCCGCGCCGGTAATCAGTACTTTCATTTTCTGTTAGGTAACGATCAGAGATTTCATGCGCCAGGTTACCTAAGACATTCAAGCAGCGCGAATCGATACGCGAAATGCCTAGCAACGACTTTGATTCGAGTAGCGCGAGATTGGGGGGAAACGAACCGCCCGGCCACGCTACCGCCATGCCGTTTCACGATCGGCAAGCGCGGTTCAGGTTGCTGCGGGCATCCCGGGCCGACAGAAAAGCGACCCCAACGGGTGGATGGATTTTGCCACAAGAAGCCGGCCAGTGGGCAAGCTCATGACCTTGCCGCTCAGCCGACCTTGCGCAGGCTGGCCGGGGCCAGCCCCAATCGCACCGGCTTGCTGAGCAGTTCGATCAGCACCATGACCCGGTTCTCGCCTTCGCGCATCTGATAGATGGCCTCCAGACCGGCAAACGGCCCCTGGGTGACCCGCACCCGCTCACCGGGCGTAAACAGAGGTTGCGGCTGCCGCCTGCCCTCGTGCGTCCGGATCTGCTCGACCAGCCGATCATCGAGCCGGGCCGGCTCGTTGCCGAAGCTGACCAGCCGGCTCACCCCCCGGGTGGAGCGGATTGGGCCCCAGCCCTTGCCTGAGGCGCCCTCCTCCAGCCGGATGAACAGATAGCGGGGAAACAACGGCTCCTCCACCATGGCCAGCCGCCCCTGGCGCAGCTTTTCTACCGCAATCAGCGGCAGATAGCATTCATAGCCCTGCTGCTCCAGGTTCTGCAAGGCGCAGTGTTCCTGCCGGGGCTTGGTGTGGATGAGGTACCAGTGCATGCCAACCCTGTGTTGTCCTTATTGAGCGAACGCATCTTACTGCAAGTCGGCACCGCGCCCAAGCCGCCTGGCGCCAGGGCGCAAACGCGCCGGCCACGCTAAAATCGCGCCATGCGCCGCTTTTACACCCTCGCCTGGTGGCTCGCCCTGCCGCTCGCCTTTTTCTATCTGCTCTGGCGTAGCCGGCGCCAGCCGGAATATCGGCAACATTGGCTGGAACGCCTGGGCTTTATCGCCCCCGCGGGAGACAGGCCGGTGATCTGGGTCCACGCCGTCTCGGTCGGCGAGACCCGGGCGGCCGAGCCGCTGATCCGCGCCCTGCAGGCCCGGCACCCCGACCACGCCATCCTGCTCACCCACATGACGCCGACCGGACGCGCGACCGGGCGGGCGCTGTTCGGCGACGGCGTGACCCAGGCCTATCTGCCCTACGACCTGCCCCCACTCGCCCGCCGCTTCCTCGACCGGGCCCGCCCCCGCTTGGGCCTGATCATGGAAACCGAGGTCTGGCCCAACCTGTTCGCGGCCTGCCGCCAACGCGGCGTTCCACTCTTTCTCGTCAACGCTCGGCTGTCGGAGAAATCGGCCCAGGGCTATGCCCGGCTGCGTCCGCTAATACAGCCGGCGCTGGCGGGGCTGGCCGGTCTGGCCGCGCAGACGCCGGCCGATGCCGAGCGACTGCGGCGCCTGGCAAACCTCCCCACCCCAGCCCTCCCCATAAATGGGGAGGGAGCCCACCCCTCCCCCATTTATGTGGCAAGTCGGGAGCGGCTCAAGCCCAGCCCAGCCTCAGCCCCCTCCCCCATTCATGGAGGAGGCCGGGAGGGGCTCAAACCAGACTCGGCCTCAGACCTCTCCCCCATTCATGGGGGAGGTTGGGAGGGGCTCAAACCCAAACCAGCCCTAGACCCCTCCCCCATTCATGGGGGAGGCCGGGAGGGGCTCAAACCCAACCCAGCCATAGACCCCTCCCCCATTTATGGGGGAGGTTGGGAGGGGGAGCCCCCCATCCTCGTCGCCGGCAATCTGAAATTCGACGTCGCCCCACCCGCCGAGACGGCGGCGCGCGCGGCCGAGCTGCGCCGGCTGTTCGGCGCGCGCTTCGTGATGCTGGCCGCCAGCACGCGCGAGGGCGAGGAGGCGCTGCTGTTGGATGCCCTGCTGCCGCTCGATCTACCCGAACTGCTCCTGCTCATCGTGCCGCGCCATCCCCAGCGCTTCGCGGAAGTCGCCCGCATGATCGGTGCACGCGGCCTCAACTGCCCGCGCCGCAGCCAGGGCCAGGCCGTGGCCAACACAGACCGGATCTATCTCGGCGACAGCATGGGGGAGATGGCGGCCTATTGCGCGGCGAGCGATCTGGTCATCATGGGCGGCAGCCTGCTGCCCTTCGGCGGCCAGAATCTGATCGAGGCCGCCGCCGCCGGCAAGCCGGTTCTGATCGGGCCCCATACCTGGAATTTCGAACAGGCAAGCCGGGATGCGATAGCGGCTGGCGCCGCCCGCCGCGTGCAGGATGCCAAGGAACTGGCCGAGGCCGTGCGCGGGCTCTACGAAGACGGGCTACTGCGGGAAGAGATGGGCGCAGCGAGCATCGACTTTGCCCAGAGCCATCGGGGCGCGACCGAGCGCATCCTGCAGCTGGTCGAGCCGCACCTGAAGGGCTAGTTCTTCAGCAGACCGTCGATGACCTGCACATCCGCCTCGGCCAGGCTGCCGGCGGCGGCCTTGAGTTGCAAGCCGGCAAGCAGGGTCTGGTAGCGCGCCGCGGCCAGTTGCTGGCGGGTGCTGGACAGCTGTTGTTCGGCGTTGAGCACATCGACCCGGGTGCGCACGCCCACTTCCAGACCGAGCTTGCTCGAACTCAGCTGCGCCTGGGTGGAGATGAGCGCCTGCTCCAGCGCCGCGATCTGGGAGCGACCGGAGACCACGCCCAGATAGGCCTGACGCGCATCCAGCGCCGCCTGCCGGCGGGCATTGTCCAGGTCGTAGCGCGCCTTCTCCTGATTGGCCACCGCCTCGCGCACTCGGGAACTGGTGGCGCCGCCCTGGAAGATGGGCAGGGAGAGCTCCAGACCGACCACCGTGGTCTTGCTGTCGACGCCGGTCGTGCTGCCGACCGCGCCGTTGCGGCTGTCGGTGTAGCTCGCCGCCAGGTCCAGGGTCGGGTAATGGCCGCCGCGTTGCCGGTCGACTTCGCGCCGGGCGATCTCCAGCGCGGTCTGGGCCTGGATGACCGACAAGCCGTTGGCCTCGGCCTGCTTCACCCAGGCCTCCATGTCGTCCGGCTCGGGCCGCTCCACCTGCGCCTTGTCGCCCAGCCGGGCAAGCCGAGGCGCCGGGGCGTTGAGCAGCTTCTCCAGCGTCCGCCGCTTCACGTCCAGATCGTTCTGCGCCTTCAGCTCGCGGGAGAAGGCCAGGTCATAGCTGGCCTGGGCGTTGTGGGCGTCGACGATGGTCGCCGTGCCCACCTCGAAGCTGCGCCTGGCCTGGGCCAGCTGCTCGGCATAGGCCTGCTTCTCCGACTGCGCCGCGGCCAGGACGTCCTCCGCCTGCAGCACATCGAAGTAGGCCTGGGCCGCGCGCAGCACCAGTTGCTGCTCGGCGGCTTTCAACTGCTGTTCGGCCAGCAGGGCCTGCAGCTTGCCTTGCTCGTAGGCCTCGAAGTTCTGCAGGCGGAACAGGGGTTGGGTCAGCGACAGGCTGTAGCTCTGGCTATCGTAACTGCGGTTGCCGCTCAGACTGGAGTCGATCTCGTTCTGCCGGGTGTTGGCCGACAGGCCGATGCTGGGCAGCAGGCCGGCCCGGCCCTGCGGCAGCTTCTCCAGACCGGCCTGGTAGGCCTGCTGGGCCGCGGCAAAGACCGGGTCGTTCTGCCGCGCCATGCGATAGATCTCACCCAGATTGGCGGCCTGTGCAGTCATGCCGATCAGGCTCAAGCCACAGAACATCCAGACACGCAGCATCCGCTTCACCTCAGTAGGTCGGCATGGTGGGATCGGCCTCCTTGGCCCAGGCATCCACCCCGCCGGTCAGATTGATCACCTTGCCAAAACCGCTGTGTTCCAGGAAACGCGCCACGTGGTAGCTGCGCACGCCGTGATGGCAGATCACCACGATCTCACGCGCCGGGTCCAGCTCCCCCAGGCGGGCGGGCACACTGGCCATGGGCATCAGCTGCGCGCCCTCGATGTGACACACCCCGTATTCCCAGGGTTCCCGCACATCCAGCAGCAGCGGCTTTTCCCGTTGCGGATCGTCGAGCCAGGCCTTCAGCTCGGCCGGCCGCAGCTGTTTCATCAGAACACGAAGCGCTCGGGCTGGGCCGCGTTGCGCAGGGCCTTGACCTGGGTCTCGAACAGCACGTCGGTGCGCCAGGCCGACTCACCCGTACGGGTGATCAGCCGCGCCTGCATCACCGGGGCTTCGCCCACCACGGCGAACAGGCGACCACCGACCTTGAGCTGGCGCAGCAAGGCATCCGGCAGCACCGGCGTCGAGCCGGTGAGCACGATCACATCATAGGGCGCACCGCGCTCCCAGCCCCGGGCGCCGTCGCCCAACTCCAGCCGGATGTTGGCAAAACCATGGGCGGCCAGCTTCTGCTCGGCCGCCGCCTTCAGTTCGGGTTCGATCTCGATGCTCAGCACCTCGCCGGCCAGGCTGGCCAGCAGCGCAGTCAGATAGCCGCTGCCGGTGCCCACCTCGAGCACCCGGTCGCTCGGCTGGATATCCAGGCTTTGCAGGGCACGGGCCTCCAGCTTGGGCGGCCACATGGCCTCGCCCTGGCCGAGCGGAATCTCGATGTCGGCGAAGGCCAGGGTGCGATAGGCCTCCGGCACGAAGTCCTCGCGTTTCACGCGAGTCAGCAGGTCGAGGATGTGCTGATCCAGCACCTCCCACGGACGAATCTGCTGTTCGATCATGTTGTGGCGTGCGTGTTCGAGTTCCATATCTGCCTCACTATAAGGAGTGGCCCGAGAATCGTCGGGAAATCCCCGAGAGTCGCCGAGAAATCTTAGCACAGCGGCCGGCCGGTCAGCCCCGGGCCGCAGACCGCCTCCGCCACAGCCATTTGCGCGCCTCCTCCAGCACCAGCATGGCCAGGGCGAAGGGCAGCAAATAAAGCCAGACCTCGAACCCCAACGGCGCGGCGCCGAACAGCCGCTGGCCGGGCGGCGTATAGGCGATGACGAGAATGAGCACCAGCTCGGCCGCCAGCCCCAGATAGATTAGTCGGTTGCTTAGCCAGCCCAAGCGGAACGCCGATTGCCGGGGATCGCGGCAGAGAAAGACGTTGACCATCTGCATGACGATGATCGCGGCCAGGGTCGCCGTCGTGGCCTGCAGATAGAGCGGATCGTCCCAAGCCAGCATTCGCCCGTATTGCCAGCCACCGGCCTGCAACACGAAGAAGAAGGCCGACATGGCCGCCGCCGCTTCCATCAGCCCGAGGAAGAGATAGGCGCGCAGCAAGAGGCCGCGCGTGAGCAGGCGCTCGCCGCGTTTTCTCGGCGGCTCGCGCATCAGGCCCGGGTGCGGCGGCTCGGCACCGAGGGCCAGGGCCGGCAGCATGTCGGTGCCCAGGTCTACCACCAGGATCTGGATCACGGTCAGCGGCAGCGGGATCCTGAATAGAACGAAGGCCAGATACGGCACGATCTCCGGGATATTCGAGGTGAGGATGTAGGTCATGAACTTGCGCAGGTTCTGATAGACCGCGCGCCCCTCCTCCACCGCGGCGACGATGGTGGCGAAGTGGTCGTCCAGCAGCACCAGATCGGCCGCCTCGCGCGCGACATCGGTGCCGCTTCGGCCCATGGCCACGCCGATGTCGGCGGCGCGCAGGGCCGGCGCGTCGTTCACGCCGTCGCCGGTCACCGCGACGATGTGGCCCTTGGCCTGCAGGGCCTGGACCAGGGTCAGCTTCTGGTCGGCCGAAAGCCGGGCGAAGATCGCCTCCGGCGCATCCAGCGCCAGTTGCAGTTGGGTCGGCGACAGCCGGCGCAGGGCCTCGCCGGTCAGCACCAGCGGATGCTCGACCTCGATCAGGCCGATCTGGCGCGCCACCGCCAAAGCGGTGCATGGGTGATCGCCGGTGACCATGAACACGCGGATGCCGGCCGCCTTGCAGGTGGCGATGGCCTCGGGCACGTCGGGCCGGGGCGGGTCGGCCAGGCCGACCAGGGCCACCAGGGTCAGCCCCGTCTCCCAATGCGATTTGGGCTCCGCCGGCAAGGCCTCGCGCCAGGCCAGGGCCAGCACCCGCAGGCCCTGCGTGGCCAGCCTGGCTTCGGCCGCGAGCCAGCGCTCAGCTTCCGCTTCGGTCATGGCCACCCGGCCGGCCGCTGTCTGCGCATGGCTGCATAAGGGCAGCAAGGCCTCCAGCGCCCCCTTGCTGTAGAGCCGAGGCCCGTCCGGGGTCGCGTGCAAGGTGGTCATCCGCTTGCGCTCGGCCTCGAACGGCAGCTCGTCCAGGCGCTCGAAGCCCGGCCGCTCGGGGGCGAACCGCTCGGCCAGGGCGACCAGGGCCTGTTCCATCGGGTCGCCCTGAAACCGGCCCTCGCTCGCCAGCCATTGCAGGCTGTGGCAGTGGCGGGCGATGGCCAGCGCCTGATCGAACCCGCCCCTGAGCTCATTCGCCAGTTCCTCCGGCGTCGCCTCGCGCCCGGCCAGATACAGGCGCTGCGCCACCATGCGGTTCTGGGTCAGGGTGCCGGTCTTGTCCGACAGGATCACCGTCGCCCCGCCCAGGGTCTCCACCGCCGGCAGGTGGCGCACCAGGGCCCGGCGCCTGGCCATGCGCCGGGCGGCCATGGCGAGCGACAGGGTCACCGTCGGCAACAGGCCTTCGGGCACGTTGGCGACGATGATGCCGATGGCGAAGACGAAGCTCGCCCAGAACGGCTGGCCGATGGCCTGGCCGACGAGGAAGAAACCGACCCCGAGCAGCACGGCGAGCAGGCCGACCATGCGCGACAGCCGGGCGATCTCCAGATGCAACGGGGACCGCGCCGCCCCGGCCCGCTGCGACAGCCGAGCGATCTGGCCGAACTCGGTGTGGCGGCCGGTGGCATAGGCCACCGCCACCGCCTCGCCGGCCAGCACCGCGGTGCCGGCCAAGAGCACGTTCTTCGCCTCGATCGCGCGTTCGACCACCGAGGGCTCTGCCGCGCGGCCCTGGGGCAGCGACTCGCCGGTCACCGCTGCCACGTTCACCCTGAGGCCATAGGCCTCGATCACCCGGCAATCGGCCGGCACGTCATCGCCCTCTTTCAGCAGCACGACATCGCCCGGCACCAGGCGCGGGGCCGGCAGGCGTTGGCGCTGGCCGTCGCGCAGCACGGTCACCTCGCGCGGCAGCAGGGCCTCGAGCGAGGTGAGCACCCGCTCCGCCCGGTATTCCTGCCAGAAGGAGAAACTGCCATTGATCCCGATCACCCCGAGGATGGCCCAGCCCAGGGCCGCCATGCCCTGGCCCGGTTCGCGCCATTCCGAGAGGAAGGCCAGGGCCGCGGCCAGCCAGAGGATGATGGCGAAAAGGTGGCTGAACTCGCGGGCCAGCCGCCGGTACCAAGGTGGCCGCCGCATCCGTTCGACCTGATTCTCGCCGTATTCCCGCAGGCGGGCGGCGGCCTCGACTGCGGTCAGGCCCTCGCGCCGGCTGTGCAGGCTGGCCAGGGCTTCTTCGGCGCTGAGCTGGTGGATTTTCATGTCTGGAACAGGGTCTTTCCCTTCACGATAGCCCAACGGCCGGGTCCGATTCGGTGTATCCTCGCCATCAATCAATATGTTCGCTAGGGGTCTCCGGCCCGCCGGAGTGAGACACACCCTTTGAACCTGACCCGGGTCATGCCGGCGTAGGGAAGCGTCCTATCTGGCCCAGCATCGTCCCCCTCTCCCGCAAGCGGGAGAGGGCAGGGGTGAGGGCAGTCAGTACGCTCCTACGCCATTGTTAGAGAGTAGGAGCCGCACCATGAACGCCAACCCCCAATTCCTGGCCGCCACCGCCCACGTCGACGAGGCCGCCATCCAGCCGCTGCCCAATTCGCGCAAAGTCTATGTCGAAGGCAGCCGGCCCGACATCCGCGTGCCCATGCGCGAGATTTCCCAGGCCGACACGCCGACCGCCTTCGGCGGCGAGAAGAATCCGCCGATCTACGTTTACGACTGCTCCGGCCCCTATACCGACCCGAACGTCCGCATCGACATTCGCCAGGGCCTGCCGGCGCTGCGCCAGAAGTGGATCGAAGAACGCAACGACACCGAGCTGCTCGCCGGCCTGTCCAGCGAATACGGCCGCGCCCGCGAGAACGACCCCAAGCTGGCCGAACTGCGTTTCAACCTCAAGCGCCAGTCGCGCAGAGCCAAGCCGGGCATGAACGTGACGCAGATGCACTACGCCCGGCGCGGCCTCATCACGCCGGAGATGGAATTCGTCGCCATCCGCGAGAACCTGCGCCGCCAGGAATACCTGGAAAGCCTGCGCGCCAGCGGTCCGCAAGGAGAACGGCTGGCCAAGCTGCTCACCCGCCAGCACCCCGGCGAGCGCTTCGGCGCGGCCATTCCCGAGGAGATCACGCCCGAGTTCGTGCGCAGCGAGATCGCGCGCGGGCGGGCCATCCTCCCGGCCAACATCAACCACCCGGAAACCGAGCCGATGATCATCGGCCGCAACTTCCTGGTGAAGATCAACGCCAACATCGGCAACTCGGCCCTGGGCTCCAGCATCGCCGAGGAAGTGGACAAAATGACCTGGGCCATCCGCTGGGGCGGCGACACGGTAATGGATCTCTCCACCGGCAAGAACATCCACGAGACGCGCGAATGGATCATCCGCAATTCGCCCGTGCCCATCGGCACCGTGCCCATCTACCAGGCGCTGGAGAAGGTGGACGGCCGCGCCGAGGAACTGACCTGGGAGATCTTCCGCGACACCCTGATCGAGCAGGCCGAGCAGGGGGTGGATTACTTCACCATCCACGCCGGGGTGCTGCTGCGCTACGTGCCGATGACCGCCAACCGCCTGACCGGCATCGTCTCTAGAGGCGGCTCGATCATGGCCAAGTGGTGCCTGGCGCATCACAAGGAGAGCTTCCTCTACACCCATTTCGAGGAGATCTGCGAGCTCATGAAGGCCTACGACGTGGCCTTCAGCCTGGGCGACGGCCTGCGGCCCGGCTCCATCTACGACGCCAACGACGAGGCCCAGCTCGCCGAGCTCAAGACCCTGGGCGAGTTGACGCAGATCGCCTGGAAACACGACGTGCAGGTGATGATCGAAGGCCCGGGCCACGTGCCCATGCAGCTGATCAGGGAAAACATGGAGAAGGAACTGGAATGGTGCAGTGAGGCGCCGTTCTACACCCTGGGGCCGCTCACCACCGACATCGCCCCCGGCTACGACCACATCACCAGCGCCATCGGCGCGGCGCAGATCGGCTGGTACGGCACCGCCATGCTCTGCTATGTCACGCCCAAGGAGCATCTGGGCCTGCCCAACAAGCAGGACGTGAAAGAAGGCATCATCACCTACAAGCTCGCCGCCCACGCGGCGGATCTGGCCAAGGGCCACCCGGGCGCGCAGATCCGCGACAACGCCCTGTCCAAGGCACGCTTCGAGTTCCGCTGGGAAGACCAGTTCAACCTCGGCCTCGACCCGGACAAGGCGCGCGAATTCCACGACGAGACCCTGCCCAAGGAGTCGGCCAAGGTCGCCCACTTCTGCTCCATGTGCGGGCCGCACTTCTGCTCCATGAAGATCACCCAGGACGTGCGCGACTTCGCCGCCAAGCAGGGCCTCT encodes:
- a CDS encoding UDP-glucuronic acid decarboxylase family protein; translated protein: MRVANRKRVLVTGGAGFLGSHLCERLLKDGCDVLCVDNFYSGTKDNIAHLLDNPRFELMRHDVTFPLYVEVDEIYNLACPASPIHYQWDPVQTTKTSVHGAINMLGLAKRVKAKILQASTSEVYGDPEVHPQREDYWGRVNPIGFRACYDEGKRCAETLFFDYHRQHKLRIKVARLFNTYGPRMHPNDGRVVSNFIVQALRGEPITVYGDGSQTRSFCYVDDLIEALIRLMDSPDDFTGPVNLGNPGEFTIRELAEKVIALTGSRSQLVFHPLPPDDPVRRQPDIGLARKVLGWQPEVSLAEGLEKTIEYFAKGG
- a CDS encoding rhodanese-like domain-containing protein, with product MKQLRPAELKAWLDDPQREKPLLLDVREPWEYGVCHIEGAQLMPMASVPARLGELDPAREIVVICHHGVRSYHVARFLEHSGFGKVINLTGGVDAWAKEADPTMPTY
- a CDS encoding cation-translocating P-type ATPase gives rise to the protein MKIHQLSAEEALASLHSRREGLTAVEAAARLREYGENQVERMRRPPWYRRLAREFSHLFAIILWLAAALAFLSEWREPGQGMAALGWAILGVIGINGSFSFWQEYRAERVLTSLEALLPREVTVLRDGQRQRLPAPRLVPGDVVLLKEGDDVPADCRVIEAYGLRVNVAAVTGESLPQGRAAEPSVVERAIEAKNVLLAGTAVLAGEAVAVAYATGRHTEFGQIARLSQRAGAARSPLHLEIARLSRMVGLLAVLLGVGFFLVGQAIGQPFWASFVFAIGIIVANVPEGLLPTVTLSLAMAARRMARRRALVRHLPAVETLGGATVILSDKTGTLTQNRMVAQRLYLAGREATPEELANELRGGFDQALAIARHCHSLQWLASEGRFQGDPMEQALVALAERFAPERPGFERLDELPFEAERKRMTTLHATPDGPRLYSKGALEALLPLCSHAQTAAGRVAMTEAEAERWLAAEARLATQGLRVLALAWREALPAEPKSHWETGLTLVALVGLADPPRPDVPEAIATCKAAGIRVFMVTGDHPCTALAVARQIGLIEVEHPLVLTGEALRRLSPTQLQLALDAPEAIFARLSADQKLTLVQALQAKGHIVAVTGDGVNDAPALRAADIGVAMGRSGTDVAREAADLVLLDDHFATIVAAVEEGRAVYQNLRKFMTYILTSNIPEIVPYLAFVLFRIPLPLTVIQILVVDLGTDMLPALALGAEPPHPGLMREPPRKRGERLLTRGLLLRAYLFLGLMEAAAAMSAFFFVLQAGGWQYGRMLAWDDPLYLQATTATLAAIIVMQMVNVFLCRDPRQSAFRLGWLSNRLIYLGLAAELVLILVIAYTPPGQRLFGAAPLGFEVWLYLLPFALAMLVLEEARKWLWRRRSAARG
- a CDS encoding D-sedoheptulose-7-phosphate isomerase gives rise to the protein MKQVILHAIDEHAAVLDDMRRMAERVAEAAVLLRTIISNGGVIYLCGNGGSAADAQHLAAELVGRFRRERRALSAIALTTDTSVLTCIGNDYSFADIFSRQVEGLVKAGDALLAISTSGNSENVIRAAEKAKAIGATTIGLLGRDGGRLASLCTLPLVVPATDTARIQEMHILIGHILCDLIEGAEF
- a CDS encoding TolC family outer membrane protein, which codes for MLRVWMFCGLSLIGMTAQAANLGEIYRMARQNDPVFAAAQQAYQAGLEKLPQGRAGLLPSIGLSANTRQNEIDSSLSGNRSYDSQSYSLSLTQPLFRLQNFEAYEQGKLQALLAEQQLKAAEQQLVLRAAQAYFDVLQAEDVLAAAQSEKQAYAEQLAQARRSFEVGTATIVDAHNAQASYDLAFSRELKAQNDLDVKRRTLEKLLNAPAPRLARLGDKAQVERPEPDDMEAWVKQAEANGLSVIQAQTALEIARREVDRQRGGHYPTLDLAASYTDSRNGAVGSTTGVDSKTTVVGLELSLPIFQGGATSSRVREAVANQEKARYDLDNARRQAALDARQAYLGVVSGRSQIAALEQALISTQAQLSSSKLGLEVGVRTRVDVLNAEQQLSSTRQQLAAARYQTLLAGLQLKAAAGSLAEADVQVIDGLLKN
- a CDS encoding protein-L-isoaspartate O-methyltransferase family protein, producing the protein MELEHARHNMIEQQIRPWEVLDQHILDLLTRVKREDFVPEAYRTLAFADIEIPLGQGEAMWPPKLEARALQSLDIQPSDRVLEVGTGSGYLTALLASLAGEVLSIEIEPELKAAAEQKLAAHGFANIRLELGDGARGWERGAPYDVIVLTGSTPVLPDALLRQLKVGGRLFAVVGEAPVMQARLITRTGESAWRTDVLFETQVKALRNAAQPERFVF
- the rfaH gene encoding transcription/translation regulatory transformer protein RfaH, whose amino-acid sequence is MHWYLIHTKPRQEHCALQNLEQQGYECYLPLIAVEKLRQGRLAMVEEPLFPRYLFIRLEEGASGKGWGPIRSTRGVSRLVSFGNEPARLDDRLVEQIRTHEGRRQPQPLFTPGERVRVTQGPFAGLEAIYQMREGENRVMVLIELLSKPVRLGLAPASLRKVG
- a CDS encoding NAD-dependent epimerase — protein: MKVLITGAAGFIGMHVAKLLLERGDEVVGVDNLNDYYDPRLKLARLEQLKPFPGFKFHRLDISEHMAVEDLFAQERPQRVVNLAAQPGVRYSLKNPHAYIQTNLVGFGNILEGCRHNGVEHLVYASSSSVYGANTHMPFSVHDNVDHPVSLYAASKKANELMAHSYSHLYGLPTTGLRYFTVYGPWGRPDMSPWLFTSAILDGRPIDVFNHGKMQRDFTYIDDIAEGTVRVLDKIAAPNPAFDTNAPDPGSSYAPYRVYNIGNHTPVELMDFIGTIEKSLGVEAKKNFLPMQNGDVVATYADVEDLRREVGFEPKTDLAVGIGRWVDWYKKYPGSFV
- a CDS encoding 3-deoxy-D-manno-octulosonic acid transferase codes for the protein MRRFYTLAWWLALPLAFFYLLWRSRRQPEYRQHWLERLGFIAPAGDRPVIWVHAVSVGETRAAEPLIRALQARHPDHAILLTHMTPTGRATGRALFGDGVTQAYLPYDLPPLARRFLDRARPRLGLIMETEVWPNLFAACRQRGVPLFLVNARLSEKSAQGYARLRPLIQPALAGLAGLAAQTPADAERLRRLANLPTPALPINGEGAHPSPIYVASRERLKPSPASAPSPIHGGGREGLKPDSASDLSPIHGGGWEGLKPKPALDPSPIHGGGREGLKPNPAIDPSPIYGGGWEGEPPILVAGNLKFDVAPPAETAARAAELRRLFGARFVMLAASTREGEEALLLDALLPLDLPELLLLIVPRHPQRFAEVARMIGARGLNCPRRSQGQAVANTDRIYLGDSMGEMAAYCAASDLVIMGGSLLPFGGQNLIEAAAAGKPVLIGPHTWNFEQASRDAIAAGAARRVQDAKELAEAVRGLYEDGLLREEMGAASIDFAQSHRGATERILQLVEPHLKG